ATGGACTCTACAGTGCTTTGTGAGGTAGCTTTTGCGACCAAAACATTTACCGCACTCattgcatgtaaaaggtttcacCCTACTATGGACTCTACAGTGCTTTGTGAGGTAGCTTTTGCGACCAAAACATTTACCGCACTCattgcatgtaaaaggtttcacTCCTGAGTGAATTCTTTGATGCAAGGTGAGGAGAAACTTGTTACTAaagtttttattacactcagtacaagtaaatggtttcactcctgtgtggattctccagtGCTTATTTAGTGTTCCTTTATTACGGAAGCTGTTTCCACATTCAGTACaggtgaatggtttcactcctgtgtggattctttggTGTATTGTGAGGGTTGTTTTCCGATTGAAGCTCTGAGCACACTCAGTAcaggtaaatggtttcactcctgtgtggattctccagtGCTGGTTCAGTGTTCCCTTATCACTGAAGTTTTTCCCACATTCagtacatgtgaatggtttctctcctgtatggattctctggtgtcttgTGAGGAATGCCTTTCGACTGAATCTTTTATCGCACTCAGTACaggtgaatggtttcactcctgtgtgtgttCTCTGATGTATAGCAAGGCGTGCCTTCTTATTgaagtttttaccacactcaaTACAAGAAAACTGTTTCACTCCTGAATGGATTTTCTGGTGGACTGTGAAGTGTGACTTCTGACTGAAGTTTTTACCACAGTCAATACAAGAAAATTGTTTCATTCTTGAATGGAGTCTCTGGTGGACTGTGAGGTACGCCTTATGactgaaacttttaccacactcagtacatgaaaACGGTTTTATTCCtgaatggattctctggtgcacaGTGAGGCGTACCTTATGacggaagcttttaccacactctatacatgaaaatggttttattcctgtgtggattctataGTGCACTTTGAGGTTTTCTTTCCGACTaaagtttttaccacactcagcacaGGAAAATGGTTTTATTCCCGTGTGGCTTCTATGGTGCACTGTGAAGTGCGACTGgtcactgaagcttttaccacagtcaggACAAATATATGGTCTCTGATTTTTCTGATATTTAAAGACATTTGTCTTCCTACAAAACAATTTGTCAGATTTAGTAGAAGTGACTGATTCCATACCAGTTTGAGATAtattatgctttgaaaatactttcCTGTGCCCGAAGCTTTTCTCACCTTCTGGACCCGATACTCGTCTTTCTTCTGAGTTTAATTTTACATTTCTTGTGAAGTTTTCTTCTTGGTTGAAGCTTTTGTCAAAATCGAGACCTGAAGATATTTTTTTATCGGTGTTATTTTTCTGGTCTTCATTGATaagcttttcccatattctataCTTAGTCTAGTTTCTTGATTATTCTTATGGTGTTGCATTAGCTCCATTTTCCTACTGAAACCTTTCCCACACTCAGAACAAGTAAAATATGTCTCTTTTATGCATGTTTTCTGTCGTCCCTGTAATTTTCCATTTTGACTGAAGGTTTTCACACTGTCTGTTGATGTAGTCGGCCTCTCTTCAGTATCTGATTTCAGAGCTACACAATCACCGAGGAATACCTTGCATACATCACATAAATATTTTTGATCTTTTGTCTGGTGTCTCTGTTCTCCCTCTCTAGAGTTGATAGTACCAGTACTATGTTCACACAGAGCAGAGCCTACTGTTGAATTTTCTAGCTTATTTTgatgttttcccttttcttcccAATCAGAACAGGAAGAAGTTTCCTCTTTGACTCTTTCTGAGGAGGCCTTTTCCCCTTTAGGGttctcactgagcttccagtgatgtgtctctgatttactgctgCTAAGATCATCCTTTTctagatggaaaaaaaaataaaaacaaagtgaaCACTGGGCATTATTTTAGATGAAAGCAGTTTAATGAGTTCAGTAATACGATACCACTTTGTAAATTTgccactctcattctctctcgaTGCTGGGAACACAACAATTTCCAAGCTGAGAGGTGCAGATACAACATATAATCACATTCAAGTCAATATTTAAAAAGTGCCTTTTCGGACTTTCTAAATAGACATAAGAAAAGCAATGCCGAGCCATGCAATGCTCCATCGAGTGTACGATCCTGTCTCTGATGGTGGCCATTCTGGGTCATAAATGCCCGGCAGGTCCCAAAAAACAAAGGAGCCgatagtcaaagcaatttaagccaGCAGGAACCTCTCTTCTCTAGAGCTGACCTAAATAAGGTCACTTAGCCATGCGGGTGCcggctctgaatatcaggccagcaCCTGAATAATTTTTTGTtcggtttaaaaaaataataaaagcccCCGAGCCCCCTCCCGTctcaatgtcccctctttccttccctcccctcccccgtgcACTGACACTCCTCCTCCGCAAGACCCTCCACTCCCGCCTCCCCCACAACAGTGAAGGTAAGCCCCActcccttgctcctgccccttgcggcaCCTTGGTAAAATGGCTGCCCGACCTCTCGTAGCAGCTCATGGTACTTTGTGTCTTAATGTGCAGGGGGGGCAACATCAACTTcaaaccccccccctcctccaaaacaACCCCCCAAAATGGACCCCAAAATGAGACTTTTGTTTATATGAAAATGTTATGTGAAGATGTTGTTAAGCTCACGATGATCTGGCAGTGCACTTCACCGGGCTGAAGTTTTAGACAGTCTGCAGTTACTTTGAATTCCAGCGTGGATGTCCTGTTTCCTGACATGATGGAGCAATGAAAGCTTTCTGAAGCTAAGTGACATTTTGGGGGGTTGTTTTGGAGGAGGGGAGGTTGAAGTTGATGTTTGcccctttgttttttctttttgttccccTTTTTTTCTGGATAGATAATTGTTTTGGATTGCTGGTggccttttttctccatttggaGGCAGCATGCCAGCTTGAACTGGGTTTTTTGAATTTGGggatttttccctttttctactGTTTATGTGCATTATTGTACCTTCacacctttttttggggggggggggggaggggttttttttaaccagcAATTTTTCTCCCTTTGTAGGGGAATTTTTTTATGCTGGTTCTTTTTTCTCCTCTTACCTCATATTTCTGACCAATGATATTACTGGACTCCCGCGTTTGATAGTGGCATATTTATCACTTTATGTGTTGGTCCTATCAGGAAATTTGAGGTCATGTTTATTTAATAATTCATTTAAGGGTAGCTTCCTTGTGAATTAGGTGCTAGAactgtaaaaattattttcaaactacattttttttggatttgcatagtatactacttacaatatcaacccaatacataatagaacattttaattgacggtgtagggtataagcaaagttggaacatgtagataggtaagagagtaagaggagttagaaaataaggtgactaatttaaagaaaggtgcacatgagctCAGAGAGATGGTTAGGCTTATCAGCCAAGCTACACTAATCTGCAAAGTCTGAAGTCACCTCAATCAATTACTAGTACAATCAACATAGACAATAGTCAACCAAAGGTAAATCCaaaaggtggatcagctactaatgcctggagctcactgattctgcaagctgaagtgactgccaccaaaaatgaGAACTTCCAGGTCAGGTGGCAGAAATCATGTGgcttaaaaggagctttcatccgCTGGGTaaggacaacattgagatcccatggcactgttGTGGCCTCGAAGAAAGGTTTTAGTAAAAGCAAGCTCCTCATAAAGCAAACAACTGTTGGCTAAACAGTGATGGGCTGACCTTCGACATGGTAATCAGCTCCAATTACAGAGGTGGTCTTCAGATCTGACTTTGACaggtgtagaagatattcaagcagtttttctaGGGGTAACAAGTGCACCACCACCCCAGCCCCTCCCCTAAAAGAATGGCTTTTAGGAATGAGATTAGGTGATGACTTGGGAGGGGTGAAAAGAGGGTTTCAGAATTTAGGTGAAAGTATGGGGACTTCACGATTGAATGAGACTTCAGGACGGTGGGAGAGCAAACTGAAAGACTTGAGTGGGGATACAGGGATTAGATGATAATGAGGGAAGAAGGGCAAGAAAACGGAGTAGAGCATGGGTAGGGGCATAGTAGATGAGCTGGGGTATTTGAAACAGCTATAAAAATGCAGGGTGGCATGGATAAATGAAGGACAAAGAGTCTGGAAAGGAGGTGAGAGACAGAGGAAAGGGATAAGTCTGAAGGAATGAGAGAAGGTGGAGGTAGGGAGAAGGTGAAAGGGGTAGGTGAAGCTAAATAGAGGACAGGAGCTGGAGGTCAAGGAAAGGATGAGGGACATGGAAGGGAGCTAGGGTTGGTGAAGGGATGAGAAGCAAAATGAAGGTGACTGAAGGCTTCGGAGGCAGCTATTTGGAAATGGAAGAATAAAAGACAGAGGAGCAATAACAGTCTGGGGGAGgagtaagagaaagaaagagtTGGGTTGACAGAGGAGTAAGAGTGGGAGAGTAAAAGCTAGTGTGAAGTGGAATCTAGCTATGAgtgggtagagaggcagagaaGATAGAAGGTgaaaagaaaagaagggaaaaTCAATCTCAGACACAGATGTAGGTAAGGAGCGGAATacaagaaaaatggagaaaaaaaaagacgtaGAATTTCTGACAAGCAACAAAAGCAAAGTTCTTTGCGATTAGAAAATGACAGCCATGAGACAGTGGCCATGGCCATTGGCTgtcagacaggaaacaggaaatgacatcagtgagggcgggacacgggcaTGCGGCAGATGGAAAGCCTGCAGGTCTAGCGCAAGCAGtaagaatgaattgctgcaggagCTGAGGATGCATGCATGGTACACCGGGGGAAAGgacggggttcagagacagaaacacagatgCCGGGACACCATGGTGAAGAGGAGGGGAGATGCGAGGTAGATGAAAAATaagtgtatttaaaaaaatatctccgggaagatattttggggggggggggggggtggaagggaccatccaatttacctctgggcccatccaaaatactgagtctggcaACGCCTCTGGGCTTATGGCCTAGAGGCCGGAACAAGGACATTAGGCTTGATTACGGCAGTAGACCAAAAGACCAGTGCATCGGGGAGCTAAGGCTGGTACTGGTCCTAAGCTTAACACCTTAATATTTTCTGGAGCTAGAGAAATACTGGAAAGTTCCAGCTGAGCAACAGCCTATATCCTAGTGTTGTCATTGGAAATCTCAGGCAGctttctacctccatctgctggtaggaaagggacacaacccacttgAACAGATTGATGTGGCTAGGACACTAAGAAATACTCCATCTGTATGTTACTCTTACTCTGTAGGATACTGATTATTACTCACTTGTATCATGTAATATATTTCCAATTAGTCTGTACAGTATTAATTTGCTATTAGCAAGCACTCACCTGTGTATCTCTTTCCTGACTTCTCTGAATCCCAGACATGAGGCTCTTGCTCTTGTTTCATTCTTGATAATACTTCGGGATTGATGCTTTCATGGTCTGTGCCTAGGAATTACAAAGAAAATTGAGGCTTATTAACTGCACAGCAGTAATTGGAGGGGGAAGTTCTTTAACTGTCATCCATCATAAAGCTGAGGAATCTGAGAATCATTGTATCTTGAACAGCAGAAAAAGTGAGAAAGAGGTACGTTCTGTCTTTACCAAGTATTACTTATACTAGGCTTGACATTCAGTTTAAACCAgagtgaagactcagaactcttgaactaaACTCTTTTCTTTAATGcaataatcaaacaaggaaaattaacttacagttcagacgtgctggacaagagtttttgacTTACAAACTGGGGAGTCTGTTCTCAGTCAGCAACTCGCTGACTGGTAATGCTGTTTATTGTTTAGATTGGTGAAATCTTAATAAAATCACAGTATCTTGAAGATATCATACAACAGAATACAGTATAGGTGGTTCCACTTTACAGAGGAGACATGCTGCAAACTGACTTTTACAGACcttatggagagagagaggggggggggggcaacttgcCCAGGATGCACAGAGAACAaagcaagccaatagaaagagtcccagaAGACACAGGGAGCTGAACATGTGCTCagagttgccagatgggcggttttgccgcccaattgggcggttttccgcaacccgccgcgggaaacatttgcccgcggcgggttgcggttttttgggcttgtttttttttctgtgcggcttttgggcggtttttcggccagcggggggtggggctaatggcaacagaggcggggtttgatgACATattgggcggggctgatgacggtgggggcggggctgatgacggtgggggcggggctgatgacggtgggggcggggctgatgacggaagtggtggggctgatgacggtgggggcggggttgatgacggaaggggcggggttgatgacggcaggggtggggtgatgacggaaggggtgggggtgatgacgtcgggggtggggtgtgtgcggtttttgggcgggttttgggtgggaatttttttttttatatggcaacactgcATGTGCTCAGAAAGAGCTGGTTACAAAGAACAACAGATTACAGGGATTTACAGTTCAAGGGCACAACCCAATGCCTCCATTCAAATGGAGGCAGAACAAGATAAATAACCGGCACAAAGGAGATGATAATATGTCCCTACAAATCACTGCTACAACCTCATCAGGGGTTCCGAGATCAGCTCTGCAGAAAAGACAGAAGTTGAAAGACAAATGATGTTCATAGAGCAAAcattggttttttttaaacactgactgtcaGCAGCAaagttagacctggatattcaatgtcaggctatGTCTGGGAATTGGAACTCAATATATGAGTGAGTGAAAATACCCAGATTATGCGGGTATGGGAAACATTCAGTGCTGTACCATACAGAGCTAAACAGTCAAAGTTAGGGCTGCTATTTATACGGACTTACTTGCCTGGTTAGCTACGCAGACACTAGTACGTATCTTCTGGGACCACCCTGATTCCACTCTGGACCGCCCCTCAAATGGCAGGTTTCAGCATGGCCAGttacagccaatattcagcagcattgcctAGTTAATAGCATTCGAATTaaaagttgccatactgggtcagactgaaggtccatcaagcccagtatcccgcttccaacagtggccaatacaagagtaaaacagattttatactacttatcccagaaataagcaatggattttccgaAATCCTTCtaaataacggcttatggacttttcttttaggaaattatccaaaccttttttttagaccctgctaagctaactgcttttaccacattctgtggcaaagatattccagagtttaattacacaccgagtaaagaaatatttgctctgatttgttttaaatttattacttaggaTTCTCAACTCATCCTATGGGCTCTGGCAAGAAGGAAATGGACGTGGTCCCCTGGCCTTCTGGGAGGTGGAGAAAGGAGCAGGTTAAAAAGCTGGAAGCGGGAGGATCACGTGGTGCTATGAGCTAAGCGGCAGCAGGTTGCTTGGGCTCCCGAACCCTCACCCGCAAAATACATAAATTAAGGATTGCACACGAAGTGTCCTTTCGCACCGAAGCGTGTGAACACCACATGGATAAATATCTGCGTAGTACGCCCGCGATCAAGGCACCGAAGACcacgaaaaaagagaaaaacaaagccGCGATcggcgaaaacaaaatggcggacggcGCACATGGGGCGCCGGTGGTGTTCTCAGAAGCGCAGCTAGAACAACTTACTTCTGCGATGACTAGAGCGTGGGAGCCGAAATGGGCAGCGCTAGATAGAAAACTGGAAGGGATCCAAACCGCGCTAGCAGGCCTGCAAACTCGCGTGAGCGACGCCGAAGTGCGTATAGCAGCGATGGAAGATGAGACACGTGCATATGGGCCGGATATCACTAGTCTACAACAGCAGATGGACACGCATACCTCCAAGTTGGAAGACTTGGAGAACCGCTCACGCAGAAATAATATTAGACTGGTGGGACTCCCGGAATCGCTCCCGGAACGTAATCTGGAGGTATGGCTGGAAACATGGCTAGCGAAAGAATTGGCTTTAACAGACTCTATGGGGCCAGTGGTGGTGGAGCGGGCCCACCGAGTGGGGAGAAAGATGGAGGCGCAGGGAAGACCCCGAGTGGTGGTAGCAAAGCTGTTAAACTATAGACACAAACAGGAAATTTTACAGGGCTTTCGTATGAAGAGAGAGACTTTTAAGTATAATGGGAAGAACGTTTTGATCTTCCAAGATTTCTCAGCAGAGGTACAAGCCAAACGTAAACACTTCCACCCTCTGTGCACTGCGCTAATTAACAAAAAAATTCGTTTTGCCTTACAATATCCAGCACAATTAAAGGTGCAGCTGCAAGACCAGTGGCATACATTTCCAACAGTGGAGGCTGCGAGGAAATTCCTCCGGGACAAAGATATCACGGGAACAGGGCAAGAATCTGATAACAGGCCCTGAAATAGAAGGGGTGCAGAGTTTGGACTGTGAGTAGAGCGAAAAGCAATCCACACATATGGAACATGAAGGGTGGGGGGCAGTAGCCGGAAAGCGTGATACAGTTCCATAGCTAGGTGAGGCCTAGAATATGGAAAAGGGGATAGATAGCAGGAAGCATGGGCgggtgggaatggggggggggaagggcggtTGGAAGGGGGAGTTATCATGTATCACCAGATTAACTGTGCATAGAAGATGGAGATATGTGGAATTAGCAGATGTAGGTACACATGCAGGAGCCCAAGGGTTGGTCGCGGAGGCAGTTTTAGGAGCATCATGCCAGTACGGATAATaacgtggaatgtgggggggattagCACCCCCACGAAACGTTATAAGATCTTGCAAGCACTGCGTAGACATAAAGCAGATATAGCGTGTCTGCAGGAAACACGGCTGAATGGCCAAGAACATGCTAAACTGAAAAAGACTTGGGTGGGAGAGTGTTATGCAGTGGATgcgcaggggaggagggggggcctggcggtCCTGACTAAAAAAGGACTTCCGTGTAAAATAGAGGTGTTAGCccagggtgggcaggggagatatCTTATTTTAAAGATTTGGATACAAGGAGTGGAATTTTTGCTGGTAAATGTATATGGCCCGAATGAGTACATACCCGGCTTCTATGCGGCCTTAGGAAGCGCCTGTTTACAGTATAAAATGGCGAAACTGATGGTGGTTGGGGATTTTAATATGGTTTCGGACCCTGAGATAGATACCTCGAGCCCCACCTCACCACACTATCAAGGCCAAAGGCGCAAAGATTTCAGTGCTTTTCGGAAGCTGTTGGGGTTGGTGGATGTCTGGAGAACATTACACCCTGGGGATAGAGAATACACACATAGATCACGGGCACATGGTACACTAGCCCGGTTAGATTATATACTGTTAGAATCCTCCATGTTTCCCTGGGTGCGGGCCACAGAGGTGGGTCCGGAGGAAGTCTCTGACCATGCGCTGGTGTGGCTGGATATGGCTGTCCCGGCggatagggagggggggaagggatggCGGTTCCCGGCATATCTACAAGGAGATGCGCGCTTTCAGACATATCTACAGGAGAAGTGGGACACATATTTTAATACTAATGGGGTTCATGAAGAAACACAACCGGTGCTGTTTTGGAGTGCTTCCAAGGCAGTGATACGGGGAGATATTATTGCATATTGTAGCGCCCGGCGTAAGCGACAACAAGCTAGTATCCTACACCTAGAGAAGCAATTTCAGAGAGCtagacgcccacacatgcgcagacCCACACCTGAGTCTTTAGAAAGAGTGCGGGCAGTCCAGATAGCGTTGAACACTCTCCTGCATGAGAGAGAGACACGATCCGCTATATATTACAAATATAAGCTAAGTAGATTTGGAAATAAAGCGGGACCCTTGTTGGTAAAAGTGATCAAGAATTGGGGGGGGTCTAGGGCCATAGTAGCGGTCAGGAATCAGGCGGGGTCCTTGGTACACTCTAGAGAGGAAATTGCACGAATATTTGATGAGCATTATGCCAAACTA
This genomic interval from Microcaecilia unicolor chromosome 1, aMicUni1.1, whole genome shotgun sequence contains the following:
- the LOC115464329 gene encoding gastrula zinc finger protein XlCGF57.1-like, with translation MESVTSTKSDKLFCRKTNVFKYQKNQRPYICPDCGKSFSDQSHFTVHHRSHTGIKPFSCAECGKNFSRKENLKVHYRIHTGIKPFSCIECGKSFRHKVRLTVHQRIHSGIKPFSCTECGKSFSHKAYLTVHQRLHSRMKQFSCIDCGKNFSQKSHFTVHQKIHSGVKQFSCIECGKNFNKKARLAIHQRTHTGVKPFTCTECDKRFSRKAFLTRHQRIHTGEKPFTCTECGKNFSDKGTLNQHWRIHTGVKPFTCTECAQSFNRKTTLTIHQRIHTGVKPFTCTECGNSFRNKGTLNKHWRIHTGVKPFTCTECNKNFSNKFLLTLHQRIHSGVKPFTCNECGKCFGRKSYLTKHCRVHSRVKPFTCNECGKCFGRKSYLTKHCRVHSRVKPFTCVECGKSFSQKGHLSVHWRIHSGVKPFTCIVCYKSFSQKAVLTKHQRIHTVVKGSKGSET
- the LOC115464428 gene encoding zinc finger protein 786-like isoform X2, producing MAAGLCAEQVPVTFEDIAVYFSQEQWEYLDEGQKELYREVMKENYETLISLGTDHESINPEVLSRMKQEQEPHVWDSEKSGKRYTEKDDLSSSKSETHHWKLSENPKGEKASSERVKEETSSCSDWEEKGKHQNKLENSTVGSALCEHSTGTINSREGEQRHQTKDQKYLCDVCKVFLGDCVALKSDTEERPTTSTDSVKTFSQNGKLQGRQKTCIKETYFTCSECGKGFSRKMELMQHHKNNQETRLSIEYGKSLSMKTRKITPIKKYLQVSILTKASTKKKTSQEM
- the LOC115464428 gene encoding zinc finger protein 786-like isoform X1, producing MAAGLCAQQVPVTFEDIAVYFSQEQWEYLDEGQKELYREVMKENYETLISLGTDHESINPEVLSRMKQEQEPHVWDSEKSGKRYTEKDDLSSSKSETHHWKLSENPKGEKASSERVKEETSSCSDWEEKGKHQNKLENSTVGSALCEHSTGTINSREGEQRHQTKDQKYLCDVCKVFLGDCVALKSDTEERPTTSTDSVKTFSQNGKLQGRQKTCIKETYFTCSECGKGFSRKMELMQHHKNNQETRLSIEYGKSLSMKTRKITPIKKYLQVSILTKASTKKKTSQEM